The following nucleotide sequence is from Eremothecium cymbalariae DBVPG#7215 chromosome 6, complete sequence.
ACCGGCGGTGTTGGAGGTAACATGAACAGCAAGCGTATGAGTAAACATGATTTACTACAATAGTTATCctaaacaaaaaatcaataCAGAACTTTTTCTCTTAGTTAACATTAATCTGTTTAAAAAGAAgggaaataaaataactattacaaataattttaaagtaATCTTGTTTCTTGAGACTTTAAAATActatcatcattattatctaTTAGTATTtcttattaatattttgcaGTGTCACACTCGAAGAAAATACACACAAGGGAATGAGAGAGAGAGACAGTTAGATAAGATGAGATTACCATCATTTACGTGATAATAACCAAAAAGGCAAATGTCCataatattatttcaatattcaacaatCCCTTCTGCTGATCCTAAAAATGTCAACCTGcatgaatatataaaaagggcccaaagtttaaaatatttattgttttgtttttgatttatttttgattttccATTTTCGTCATGacaaattgaaaaattttcaacatccACAGCCTAGGCCTTTTCTCGAGGAAAGAgatgaacaaaaaaatcatcgTATAAATAACGTGTGGAAATcggatatttatttaatcGGGTGATCTAGGAGCCTTACATGTCTTTATTTTATACTATAGACTGCATTTAAGTGTAGATAAGTACTCAACAGACAAAACGGtgcacagcagcagctgaTTAAAACGACGTTATATATCGCCATGGTAAAAGTGTTTGCCGGGCGGTAGTAACGTGGGTTTTCAAGGTGAATTTCCACCACCAGTAACGAGTGGCGTTTTGGTTTCAAGATGATGAATACGTTTATcatatatgtttttttcTGGCATCTCTAATGTTAGAATGTGAAGTTTAAGTACTGTCCATTCCATGAATGCAACCCCATGACTATATCTGACTATTGAAATCTTTCGTTCCTTGTCGTCTTGCTTGGCCTTTTTACATCTCgatacatacatacatacatacatacatatatatacatgcATGCATGCTGTGTGCAGAGAGCTCAAGGACTCCACAGCGTCCCGCGCCCCCTGGGTGCATACAGCACCTGCTCAAACGACGTTTTGAACACCTGCTTGCCATCTAGCTCCACCCGTCTCACAGTCCTTCTCAAGTCCTCGTTAAACCGCGCATGCCGTTTAAACGGTATGGTCTGTAGAATCTCCTGCACCATACGATCCGCCTGCATCAAATCGACATGTGGGACCCCGTGCTCATCTAAAATAGACACCACATGAGGGTCTTCTGTAACAACAATCCAGTTCGCATCCTTCTGCTCCTCCTCGAGTAAACACTTATACACACACGACTTCAACAGCGTCTGGAACTTAGGACGCAGCCCGCT
It contains:
- the NMD4 gene encoding Nmd4p (similar to Saccharomyces cerevisiae YLR363C); protein product: MSVYFILDASVFQKGLGNIRQWYDDVSSQKQNLLQVHLYIPTYTLMELDFQQAKRKSYIAGQSLKFIDGIKESQWFHLHLEYPETVGKVLDDDVARFAKGSAGKLSISGLRPKFQTLLKSCVYKCLLEEEQKDANWIVVTEDPHVVSILDEHGVPHVDLMQADRMVQEILQTIPFKRHARFNEDLRRTVRRVELDGKQVFKTSFEQVLYAPRGRGTLWSP